From Prochlorococcus sp. MIT 1223, the proteins below share one genomic window:
- a CDS encoding nucleoside triphosphate pyrophosphatase has protein sequence MLASASKPRSILLDKAGISYQIMISDVDEESFKEDSVKSLIERLSLEKAKSVSSKLLNKEKGDNESMDVSVILGCDSLFELGGEVFGKPKNSLEAFERLKKMSSSIGYLHTGHCLLFTDSSACTQNEGNILFNGCIREVVSTQIEFGEISSEEIWRYINSGEPIKCAGSFNLEGMGGLFINRINGCYSNVIGLSLPWLRNNLKKIGLLKVCTQ, from the coding sequence ATGCTAGCCTCTGCTTCTAAACCAAGAAGCATATTACTTGATAAAGCTGGTATCTCTTATCAGATTATGATAAGTGATGTTGACGAAGAAAGTTTTAAGGAAGATAGCGTTAAGAGCTTAATTGAAAGACTATCTCTAGAGAAAGCGAAATCTGTATCTTCTAAGTTATTAAATAAGGAAAAAGGTGATAATGAATCAATGGATGTCTCTGTCATTCTGGGTTGTGATTCTTTATTTGAACTAGGAGGTGAAGTTTTTGGAAAGCCTAAGAATTCATTAGAGGCATTTGAAAGATTAAAAAAAATGTCTTCTTCTATTGGTTATCTTCATACTGGTCATTGTTTACTCTTTACTGATTCATCTGCCTGTACTCAAAATGAGGGAAATATCCTTTTTAATGGATGTATTAGAGAGGTTGTTTCTACTCAAATTGAATTTGGAGAAATTAGCTCTGAAGAAATTTGGAGATATATTAATTCCGGAGAACCTATAAAATGTGCAGGATCTTTCAATCTTGAAGGGATGGGAGGATTATTTATCAATAGAATAAATGGCTGTTATAGCAATGTAATTGGATTGAGTTTGCCTTGGCTAAGGAATAATTTAAAGAAAATAGGATTATTAAAGGTTTGTACCCAATGA
- a CDS encoding peptidylprolyl isomerase, protein MLGCNDKITSYEVCRTVPFKCIGNEEIVEIYTNKGIITFLLDGRSAPLTVGNFLDLVNKGLYNETTFHGAIKEPIPFVIKGGMLNYKSSDNKNISYAKDNYINPINGQVRFIPIEIKLENEESPRYGKSIVDANQISNIKLKHQKGSISMARSENINSASSQFFISLKLLEVLDGRYAVFGQIIKGMKVLDVLEEGDQIYKVVHLNN, encoded by the coding sequence TTGCTTGGATGTAATGATAAAATTACTTCTTATGAAGTATGTAGAACCGTTCCTTTTAAATGTATAGGTAATGAAGAGATTGTCGAAATATATACAAATAAGGGCATAATTACATTTTTACTTGATGGAAGATCAGCTCCTCTAACAGTTGGGAATTTCTTGGATTTAGTAAATAAAGGATTATATAATGAAACCACCTTTCATGGCGCAATAAAAGAACCAATACCTTTTGTAATCAAAGGTGGTATGCTAAATTATAAAAGCTCTGATAATAAAAATATATCTTATGCGAAGGATAATTATATTAATCCTATTAATGGTCAGGTTAGATTTATTCCAATTGAAATTAAATTAGAAAATGAGGAAAGCCCTAGATACGGTAAATCAATAGTTGACGCAAATCAAATATCAAATATAAAGCTAAAACATCAGAAAGGCTCAATCTCAATGGCAAGATCAGAAAATATTAATTCGGCAAGCTCACAGTTTTTTATCTCATTGAAATTATTGGAAGTCCTTGATGGCAGATATGCTGTTTTTGGGCAAATAATTAAAGGTATGAAAGTTCTTGATGTATTAGAAGAAGGAGATCAAATA
- a CDS encoding cobyric acid synthase — MILGTSSGAGKSLMTAAICRVLLRRGQEPVPFKGQNMSNNAWVDKNGGEMAYSQVVQAWASGIEPLSSMNPVLLKPKGNETSEVIHLGKSVGIAKAEKYYEDWFDLGWAAIKNGLKQLKDLNKNARFVLEGAGSPVEVNLQHRDLTNLRLAKLIKADCLLVADIERGGVFAQIIGTLSLLTPSERSLIKGIIINRFRGNLSLFNSGKKWLEINTGIPVLGIMPWLNEVFPPEDSLDLLERKNSKQFAEIEIAVLKLPSISNFSDLDPLESEESVNLKWLNLSQEIGAPDVLIIPGSKQTLKDLEHIKKSGMDKKIKEFTESNGSIFGICGGLQMLGRSLKDPMKIEGLNEESQSEVEGLNLLPIKTVFSNKKNLLQRKIKSLWPVKSEIEGFEIHHGNSSLIKNSDIECGNIFEDKKIGWFLNKKAGGSIAGTYIHGIFDNGIWRRAWINRLRKDKGLNDLITIKENYIVKRELIIDRLADQFEKHINTEILF; from the coding sequence ATGATTCTAGGCACATCCAGTGGGGCTGGAAAATCTCTTATGACAGCTGCAATATGCAGAGTATTGCTTCGAAGGGGGCAAGAGCCTGTTCCATTTAAAGGACAAAACATGAGTAATAACGCTTGGGTAGACAAGAACGGAGGAGAAATGGCCTATTCACAAGTAGTTCAAGCCTGGGCTTCAGGCATCGAACCACTTTCCTCAATGAATCCTGTTCTCTTAAAACCTAAAGGGAATGAAACAAGTGAAGTCATTCACCTTGGTAAAAGTGTAGGAATTGCAAAAGCTGAAAAATATTACGAAGATTGGTTTGATTTAGGATGGGCCGCAATTAAGAACGGGCTAAAACAGCTTAAGGATTTAAATAAAAATGCAAGATTCGTACTAGAAGGAGCTGGAAGTCCGGTAGAGGTTAACCTTCAACATAGAGACTTAACTAATCTACGTCTGGCTAAATTAATTAAGGCAGATTGCTTATTAGTCGCTGATATAGAGAGAGGAGGCGTATTTGCACAAATAATTGGTACCCTTTCACTACTTACGCCATCAGAACGTTCACTCATAAAGGGTATTATTATTAATCGCTTTAGGGGAAACCTATCTCTTTTCAATTCTGGAAAAAAATGGCTAGAGATTAATACAGGCATACCGGTTCTTGGAATCATGCCTTGGTTGAATGAGGTCTTTCCGCCAGAAGACTCTCTGGATTTACTCGAAAGAAAAAATAGTAAGCAATTTGCCGAAATTGAAATAGCAGTATTAAAACTTCCTTCTATTAGTAATTTCTCAGACTTAGATCCACTTGAAAGTGAGGAAAGCGTTAATTTGAAATGGTTAAATCTAAGTCAAGAAATAGGGGCCCCTGATGTATTAATTATTCCAGGAAGTAAGCAAACATTAAAAGATCTAGAACACATAAAGAAAAGTGGAATGGATAAAAAGATAAAAGAATTTACCGAAAGCAATGGGAGTATTTTTGGGATTTGCGGCGGCTTACAGATGCTTGGAAGAAGTCTTAAAGACCCTATGAAAATAGAAGGGCTAAATGAAGAAAGTCAAAGTGAAGTAGAGGGTCTTAATTTATTGCCTATTAAAACTGTATTTTCAAATAAAAAAAATTTATTACAACGAAAAATTAAAAGTTTATGGCCTGTCAAATCCGAAATAGAAGGATTTGAGATACATCATGGGAATAGTTCATTAATTAAAAATTCAGATATAGAATGTGGCAATATTTTTGAAGACAAAAAGATAGGTTGGTTCCTTAACAAGAAAGCAGGTGGTAGCATAGCTGGAACTTACATTCATGGGATTTTTGATAATGGAATTTGGCGTAGAGCATGGATAAATAGATTACGGAAAGATAAAGGTTTAAATGATTTAATTACCATAAAAGAAAACTATATTGTAAAGAGAGAACTAATTATAGATAGACTGGCTGATCAATTTGAAAAGCATATAAATACGGAAATTTTATTTTAA
- the psbD gene encoding photosystem II D2 protein (photosystem q(a) protein) produces the protein MTIAVGSAPERGWFDLLDDWIKRDRFVFIGWSGLLLFPCAFLAIGGWFVGTTFVTSWYTHGVASSYLEGCNFLTAAVSTPGDAMGHSLLFLWGPEAQGSLVRWFQLGGLWNFVALHGAFGLIGFMLRQFEIARLVGIRPYNALAFSAVIAVYTACFLIYPLGQHSWFFAPSFGVAAIFRFVLFIQGFHNITLNPFHMMGVGGILGGALLCAIHGATVQNTLYEDSSQYSDGKKQSSTFRAFDPVQEEETYSFITANRFWSQIFGIAFSNKRFLHFMMLFVPVTGMWAASIGIVGLALNLRAYDFVSQEIRAAEDPEFETFYTKNILLNEGMRAWLSSIDQPHENFVFPEEVLPRGNAL, from the coding sequence ATGACGATCGCTGTTGGAAGCGCACCAGAAAGAGGATGGTTTGACCTCCTCGACGACTGGATAAAGCGTGACCGATTCGTATTTATTGGATGGTCTGGTCTCCTGCTATTCCCTTGTGCCTTCTTGGCAATAGGCGGATGGTTTGTTGGCACAACCTTCGTTACCTCCTGGTACACCCATGGTGTTGCCAGCTCCTACTTAGAAGGCTGCAATTTCCTAACCGCAGCTGTTAGTACCCCTGGAGATGCCATGGGTCACAGTCTTCTTTTCCTTTGGGGGCCAGAAGCCCAAGGAAGCTTAGTTAGATGGTTCCAACTAGGTGGTCTATGGAATTTCGTGGCTCTTCACGGTGCATTTGGCCTTATAGGCTTCATGCTTCGTCAATTTGAAATTGCAAGGCTAGTTGGTATTCGTCCTTACAACGCACTCGCATTTTCTGCTGTTATTGCTGTTTATACAGCTTGCTTCCTTATATACCCATTAGGTCAGCACAGCTGGTTTTTTGCGCCATCATTTGGAGTTGCAGCTATTTTCCGCTTTGTCTTGTTTATTCAAGGCTTCCATAACATCACTTTGAATCCATTTCACATGATGGGAGTGGGCGGAATTCTTGGAGGAGCACTTCTTTGTGCAATTCATGGAGCGACGGTTCAAAACACTCTCTATGAAGATTCAAGTCAATACTCTGATGGGAAAAAGCAAAGCAGTACCTTTAGAGCCTTTGATCCAGTTCAAGAAGAGGAAACTTATTCCTTTATTACTGCAAACCGTTTCTGGAGCCAAATTTTTGGAATTGCTTTCTCCAATAAGCGTTTCCTTCATTTCATGATGCTTTTTGTACCTGTAACAGGTATGTGGGCAGCTTCAATTGGTATTGTTGGTCTTGCACTCAACTTGAGGGCATATGACTTTGTTAGTCAGGAAATCCGCGCTGCAGAAGACCCTGAATTCGAAACGTTTTACACCAAAAACATACTTTTAAACGAAGGTATGCGCGCATGGTTGTCTTCTATTGACCAACCACACGAAAACTTTGTATTCCCAGAGGAGGTACTCCCACGTGGAAACGCCCTTTAA
- the psbC gene encoding photosystem II reaction center protein CP43, whose amino-acid sequence METPFNNLLKAPNQSIDETGYAWYVGNARLINLSGRLLGAHIAHAGLIVFWAGAMMLFEVSHFTFDKPMWEQGLICMPHVAMFGYGIGPGGEVTDIFPFFAAGVVHLIASAILGFGGIFHSLAGPEKLEEAFPFFSTDWRDKNQMTNILGFHLIVLGVGSLLWSINWMYLGGAYDTWAPGGGEVRLINPTLDPRIIFGYLFQTPWGGGGWMVGVNSMEDIVGGHIYVGVIEVIGGLFHVFTSPFGWARRAFIWNGEGLLSYALGGICVASFVASCFVWFNNTAYPSEFYGPTNAEASQAQSFTFLVRDQRIGANVGTTMGPTGLGKYLMRSPTGEIIFGGETMRFWDFRGPWLEPLRGPNGLSLDKIQNDIQPWQVRRAAEYMTHAPNASINSVGGIITEPNAVNFVNLRQWLAAAQFFLGWFTFIGHLWHAGRARAAAAGFEKGIDRKTEPALSMPDLD is encoded by the coding sequence GTGGAAACGCCCTTTAATAACCTTTTAAAGGCTCCAAATCAAAGTATTGATGAAACAGGGTATGCCTGGTATGTAGGTAATGCTCGTTTAATCAATCTTTCTGGACGCCTTCTAGGTGCTCACATTGCACATGCTGGCCTAATAGTTTTCTGGGCAGGGGCAATGATGCTTTTCGAGGTGAGTCATTTCACTTTCGACAAGCCAATGTGGGAGCAAGGTCTAATTTGTATGCCTCATGTAGCAATGTTTGGCTATGGCATAGGACCTGGTGGAGAAGTCACAGATATATTTCCTTTCTTTGCAGCTGGAGTTGTACACCTAATTGCCTCGGCAATATTAGGTTTTGGAGGAATATTCCATTCTCTTGCTGGTCCTGAGAAACTAGAAGAAGCTTTCCCATTCTTTTCTACTGACTGGAGAGATAAGAATCAGATGACCAATATTCTTGGTTTCCATCTGATTGTTCTTGGGGTAGGTTCTCTTCTCTGGTCTATTAACTGGATGTATTTGGGTGGCGCTTATGACACCTGGGCTCCAGGCGGAGGAGAAGTAAGACTAATAAATCCAACCCTTGATCCAAGAATAATTTTTGGATATCTATTCCAAACCCCTTGGGGTGGAGGTGGATGGATGGTTGGAGTCAATTCAATGGAAGATATTGTTGGTGGTCACATTTACGTTGGTGTCATCGAAGTAATTGGTGGATTATTCCATGTATTTACTAGTCCATTTGGATGGGCTAGAAGAGCATTCATCTGGAATGGTGAAGGCCTTCTAAGTTATGCTCTTGGCGGAATTTGTGTTGCTAGTTTTGTAGCTTCATGTTTCGTATGGTTTAACAACACTGCCTACCCATCTGAGTTTTATGGCCCAACTAATGCTGAAGCATCACAAGCCCAAAGCTTTACTTTCTTAGTTCGCGACCAAAGAATTGGAGCAAATGTTGGCACAACAATGGGACCAACAGGACTTGGTAAGTATCTAATGCGCTCACCTACTGGAGAAATTATCTTTGGTGGAGAAACAATGAGATTCTGGGATTTCAGAGGACCATGGCTTGAGCCATTAAGAGGACCCAACGGTTTAAGTCTTGACAAGATTCAGAATGATATTCAACCTTGGCAAGTTCGCCGAGCTGCTGAATATATGACTCATGCTCCTAATGCTTCTATCAACTCTGTTGGAGGAATTATTACTGAGCCTAATGCAGTTAATTTTGTAAATCTTCGTCAATGGCTTGCTGCCGCACAATTCTTCCTTGGATGGTTTACATTCATTGGACATTTATGGCATGCAGGTAGAGCAAGAGCTGCTGCTGCTGGTTTTGAGAAGGGAATCGACCGCAAAACCGAACCTGCTCTTTCAATGCCTGACTTGGATTAA
- a CDS encoding Npun_F0494 family protein: MQQSIKNQIKRSERAIKCLNFKSKFYKDAQLSGISAEEVFEMKSDYLSTSLSSLSFKRPEKIESDFIWLITIGILRREVDGQGLTSKVRLTPLGREIIENFPHLADQKALLIERITECIFRKIRLK, encoded by the coding sequence ATGCAGCAATCAATTAAAAATCAAATAAAGAGATCAGAAAGAGCTATAAAATGCCTTAATTTCAAGTCAAAGTTTTATAAAGACGCACAATTGTCAGGAATAAGTGCAGAAGAAGTATTTGAAATGAAGAGTGATTATTTATCAACATCATTATCTTCTTTAAGTTTTAAAAGGCCTGAGAAAATAGAATCAGATTTTATATGGTTAATCACAATAGGAATACTCAGGAGAGAAGTTGATGGTCAAGGGCTTACTTCTAAGGTTCGATTAACGCCTCTCGGACGAGAAATAATTGAAAACTTTCCACATTTAGCGGATCAAAAGGCATTGCTAATTGAAAGGATTACTGAATGTATTTTCCGGAAAATAAGGCTTAAGTAA
- a CDS encoding photosystem I assembly protein Ycf4, with protein MSADLSPIPNKGTPETLFVQEIKGSRKLSNYLIGSMVTIGGIGFLLAAFSSYLGKDFLPLGKPSTLIFVPQGLVMGIYGILASALSVYLWRMISIDYGSGQNSFDKNSGLLKITRQGFFNKIDIDIPLNQIKAVKLDAREGFNSRRRLCLRIQSKKDLPISKVGSPQPLLELEEEGARIAKFLSVNLEGV; from the coding sequence ATGTCGGCTGATCTGTCTCCAATCCCCAATAAAGGGACTCCTGAAACACTTTTTGTTCAAGAAATTAAGGGTTCACGTAAATTGTCCAATTACTTAATTGGTTCAATGGTGACAATAGGAGGAATAGGTTTTTTGCTTGCAGCTTTTTCAAGTTATTTGGGAAAAGATTTTTTACCTCTAGGTAAGCCCTCAACTTTGATATTTGTACCTCAAGGACTGGTAATGGGGATTTATGGAATTCTTGCTTCTGCTTTGTCGGTATATCTTTGGAGAATGATTTCTATTGATTATGGTTCTGGGCAAAATTCATTTGATAAAAATTCTGGACTTTTAAAGATAACTAGACAAGGCTTTTTCAATAAAATAGATATAGACATACCATTAAATCAAATAAAAGCAGTTAAATTAGACGCTAGAGAAGGTTTTAATTCAAGAAGAAGACTTTGTTTAAGAATTCAGTCTAAGAAAGATTTGCCAATATCAAAAGTTGGATCACCCCAGCCACTTTTAGAATTAGAAGAAGAAGGAGCAAGAATTGCTAAGTTTTTAAGCGTTAATCTAGAAGGAGTTTAA